In a genomic window of Echeneis naucrates chromosome 4, fEcheNa1.1, whole genome shotgun sequence:
- the fgf22 gene encoding fibroblast growth factor 22, which produces MCRWTPSVGHLSPETALGTTTAAASAGRPLTLPTAASLCLACFTLLLVTTGTALGACPPGVGHEALQVLASGINCSWTLERHTRSYNHLEGDVRLRRLYSANKFFLCIDKTGKVDGTRRKNYADSLMEIRSVSVGVVAIKSVSTGLYLAMSKKGTLFGSVKYNPSCKFKERIEENGYNTYASLRWKHGGRQMFVSLNGRGKPRRGHKARRRHPSTHFLPMLPA; this is translated from the exons ATGTGCAGATGGACGCCGTCCGTAGGTCATCTTTCTCCTGAAACTGCCCTTGGCACCACCACTGCTGCAGCCTCCGCTGGGCGACCTCTCACTCTGCCCACTGCAGCCTCCCTTTGCCTGGCATGCTTCACCCTGCTCCTGGTCACCACTGGCACTGCCTTGGGGGCCTGTCCTCCTGGGGTAGGGCATGAAGCCCTTCAGGTGCTTGCAAGTGGCATCAACTGTTCATGGACATTGGAAAGGCACACTCGCAGTTACAATCACCTGGAGGGTGATGTCCGACTACGCCGGCTTTACTCTGCCAACAAGTTCTTCCTGTGCAttgacaaaacaggcaaggtGGACGGTACCCGGCGGAAAAACTACGCAGACA GCCTGATGGAAATCCGATCTGTCAGTGTGGGAGTTGTTGCCATCAAATCTGTCAGCACCGGGCTGTACTTAGCCATGTCCAAGAAAGGCACGCTCTTTGGATCG GTGAAGTACAACCCAAGCTGCAAGTTCAAGGAGCGCATTGAGGAGAATGGCTACAACACATACGCCTCCCTCCGCTGGAAGCACGGTGGGAGGCAGATGTTTGTTTCACTGAATGGGCGGGGGAAGCCACGGCGAGGCCACAAGGCTCGACGAAGACACCCATCTACTCATTTCCTGCCTATGCTCCCAGCTTAA